A genomic stretch from Pempheris klunzingeri isolate RE-2024b chromosome 23, fPemKlu1.hap1, whole genome shotgun sequence includes:
- the LOC139222746 gene encoding uncharacterized protein — MTPLRFALCLTYLFLGGLAQITDLSSSIHVRQTGGFNSVNVGDSVTLRCFDEARTVYWYKQTLGQKLRIISSFYKHDKSGTFHNEFKNNSRFTLDAGIGKNHLIISDLGTSDSATYYCAGGYGYDFEFSQSITVSVKGSGLNIPALVHQSASETIQPGGSETLNCTVHTGTCDGEHRVYWFRHSEESHPGLIYTHGGREDQCERKPKAQTHTCVYNLPMESVSLSHAGTYYCAVASCGYIVFGNGTKLEYEDEVGLVYFLSAVLAFATILIVVLAFSVCMMNKRHSCQPTESPGRLGAPSTVNEEGHKQTDSLLYAALSVKLSSRSRRQRDQTWSECVFYTVKQ, encoded by the exons ATGACACCTCTGAGGTTTGCTTTGTGTCTGACTTATCTGTTCTTGGGAGGATTAG CGCAGATCACTGATTTGAGCTCGTCTATACATGTGCGTCAAACTGGTGGTTTTAATTCAGTTAACGTTGGTGACAGCGTGACTTTGAGATGTTTCGATGAAGCAAGGACTGTTTACTGGTATAAGCAAACTCTAGGACAGAAACTGAGGATCATCTCTTCATTCTATAAACATGATAAAAGTGGCACCTTCCATAATGAATTCAAGAACAATTCACGTTTCACACTAGACGCAGGGATTGGTAAAAATCACCTGATAATCTCCGATTTAGGCACTTCAGACTCAGCCACTTATTACTGTGCAGGAGGCTATGGATATGATTTTGAATTTTCACAGAGTATTACAGTCAGTGTAAAGGGTTCAGGTTTGAACATCCCAGCTTTGGTCCATCAGTCAGCATCTGAGACCATCCAGCCAGGAGGCTCTGAGACTCTgaactgtacagtacacactgggACCTGTGATGGAGAACACAGGGTTTACTGGTTCAGACACTCTGAGGAATCTCATCCAGGACTCATTTACACCcacggaggcagagaggatcagtgtgagaggaaacctaaagcacaaacacacacctgtgtgtacaACCTGCCAATGGAGAGCGTGAGTCTTTCTCATGCTGGAACCTACTACTGTGCTGTGGCCTCTTGTGGTTACATAGTGTTTGGAAACGGGACCAAGCTGGAATATGAGG ATGAGGTTGGCCTGGTTTATTTCCTGAGTGCAGTTTTGGCGTTCGCCACCATCCTGATTGTTGTGTTGGCTTTCTCAGTGTGCATGATGAACAAGAGACACAGCTGCCAACCTACAG AGTCTCCAGGGAGATTAGGAGCTCCATCCACAGTGAATGAAGAG ggtcacaaacaaacagacagccTCCTTTATGCTGCTTTAAGTGTTAAACTCTCCAGCAGATCAAGACGCCAGCGGGATCAAACttggagtgaatgtgtgttcTACACAGTGAAGCAATAG
- the LOC139222690 gene encoding immunoglobulin kappa light chain-like, producing MTSPVLALCLTCLFPVTLAQKTNMKFSSSVGQESSFVSVNSGDKLTLQCFYDRSFAAKLYWFKQTLGQKPRLLSSYYKYAKNTTFHDEFENNPRFTLDTNNGKNHLTITNMHFSDSATYYCAHYFDVVNILESITVIVKGSGLNIPALVHQSASETIQPGGSVTLNCTVHTGTCDGEHRVYWFRHSEESHPGLIYTHGGREDQYERKPKAQTHTCVYNLPMESVNLSHAGTYYCAVASCGYIVFGNGTKLEFKDEMDCHILVCALSVALTFTSILSVFLALSMYKTNKRNSSSESQARLSAPPTADAEGYRDADNLQYAALSFNQPNRSRSQRNTTMDECVYSSVNQ from the exons ATGACATCTCCGGTGCTTGCTCTCTGCCTCACATGCCTGTTCCCGGTGACACTGG ctcagaAGACTAACATGAAATTCTCCTCATCTGTTGGTCAAGAGAGCAGTTTTGTATCAGTTAATAGTGGGGACAAGTTGACTTTACAGTGTTTCTATGACCGTTCTTTTGCTGCAAAACTTTACTGGTTTAAACAAACTCTGGGACAGAAACCGAGACTCCTCTCTAGTTATTACAAGTATGCAAAAAATACCACTTTTCATGATGAATTCGAGAACAATCCACGATTCACACTGGATACTAACAATGGTAAAAATCACTTAACAATCACAAATATGCATTTTTCAGACTCAGCGACTTACTACTGCGCTCATTATTTTGACGTTGTAAACATTTTGGAGAGCATTACAGTCATTGTAAAGGGTTCAGGTTTGAACATCCCTGCTTTGGTCCATCAGTCAGCATCTGAGACCATCCAGCCAGGAGGCTCAGTGACTCTgaactgtacagtacacactgggACCTGTGATGGAGAACACAGGGTTTACTGGTTCAGACACTCTGAGGAATCTCATCCAGGACTCATTTACACCcacggaggcagagaggatcaGTATGAGAGGAAAcctaaagcacaaacacacacctgtgtgtacaACCTGCCAATGGAGAGCGTGAATCTTTCTCATGCTGGAACCTACTACTGTGCTGTGGCCTCTTGTGGTTACATAGTGTTTGGAAACGGGACCAAGCTGGAATTCAAGG ATGAGATGGACTGTCATATCTTGGTGTGTGCTTTGAGCGTCGCTTTGACATTCACCTCCATCCTGAGTGTTTTCCTGGCTTTGTCAATGTACAAGACAAACAAGAGAAATAGCTCTTCAG aGTCTCAAGCAAGATTGTCAGCTCCCCCCACAGCAGATGCAGAG GGTTACAGAGATGCAGACAACCTCCAGTATGCCGCTTTAAGTTTTAACCAGCCCAACAGATCAAGAAGTCAGAGGAACACCACCATGGACGAATGTGTGTACTCCAGTGTGAACCAGTAG